The following coding sequences are from one Paenibacillus sp. JDR-2 window:
- a CDS encoding LTA synthase family protein, whose amino-acid sequence MSNLAPKRLFSKRPILAFSLIVLLKSFLTWMVVFGGPNWTTLLKEVPFALIVFCLIEWFATKRKLVYYLSANLLMTAILFAVLMYYKYYGVIVTYSALNQVNQVTAVSNSVFSLMDPYYLLVFIDIIVMGYYLIRRRKGQYWKAASQKRVSRSVLAALFGISLALCLFNILPNRASMNEIVKAEQMGILNYEAYTILSNKKQDLVNPSEITQSKIDEIKQIEKPASPKLWKAASGKNLIIIQMESFQNFLINLKIDGQEITPNMNKLANESYYFNNFYQGVGQGNTSDAEFVVNTSYYIPPNGAATQVYPKKELPSLPRLLQQHGYDTATFHTNVVEFWNRSELYKALGFNRYYDKPFFGDEDSVFFAASDEVLYAKTAAELEKMDQGDKPFYAQVISMSSHHPFTIPERKYKMELPKRYEKTFVGDYIRAQNYADYALGLFIDDLKQRGIWDNSVIVLYGDHLGLPIYSLDRDDKELMKEIYGREYGSADMINIPLIITAPGITEPEVFNQLGGQVDILPTVANLLGLPLDNQIHFGQDILNNTSVNLLPQRYYLPTGSFVSSDELFLSGSGYEDGTHLPLSGASTVSLDSADEFNRALELLQLSDSYVSQLPNWK is encoded by the coding sequence GTGTCAAATCTAGCACCAAAAAGGCTTTTCAGCAAACGGCCCATTCTCGCATTCTCACTGATTGTTCTGCTTAAGAGCTTTCTAACCTGGATGGTCGTCTTTGGTGGTCCTAACTGGACAACCCTGCTCAAGGAAGTCCCGTTTGCGTTAATTGTGTTCTGTCTGATTGAATGGTTCGCTACCAAACGAAAGCTGGTCTATTATTTAAGCGCTAACCTGCTTATGACCGCCATCCTGTTTGCGGTCCTTATGTATTACAAATATTATGGCGTTATCGTTACCTACTCAGCCCTCAACCAGGTTAATCAGGTCACGGCCGTCAGCAACAGCGTTTTCTCTCTGATGGACCCTTACTATTTGCTGGTCTTTATCGATATTATTGTCATGGGTTATTACTTGATTCGGCGCCGGAAGGGACAGTATTGGAAGGCGGCCAGCCAAAAACGCGTCAGCCGGAGCGTGCTTGCTGCTTTGTTTGGCATTTCCCTTGCGCTTTGCCTGTTTAACATTTTGCCGAACCGCGCAAGTATGAACGAGATCGTCAAAGCGGAGCAAATGGGCATTCTTAATTACGAGGCATATACGATTTTATCCAATAAGAAGCAGGATCTCGTCAATCCGTCCGAGATTACGCAGTCCAAGATTGATGAAATAAAGCAGATTGAAAAGCCGGCCTCCCCTAAGCTGTGGAAGGCGGCCTCCGGCAAAAATCTGATCATTATCCAGATGGAGTCGTTCCAAAACTTCCTTATCAATCTGAAAATCGACGGCCAGGAAATTACGCCTAACATGAATAAGCTGGCCAATGAAAGCTACTACTTCAACAACTTCTATCAAGGTGTCGGACAGGGCAATACGTCGGATGCCGAATTTGTTGTTAATACTTCTTATTATATACCGCCAAACGGCGCGGCTACTCAGGTCTACCCGAAGAAAGAGCTGCCAAGCCTTCCAAGGCTGCTGCAGCAGCATGGCTATGACACGGCGACCTTTCATACCAATGTCGTGGAGTTCTGGAACCGCAGCGAGCTGTACAAGGCGCTTGGCTTCAACCGTTACTATGACAAACCGTTCTTCGGCGACGAGGATTCCGTCTTCTTCGCGGCCTCCGATGAAGTGCTGTACGCGAAAACCGCAGCCGAGCTGGAGAAAATGGATCAAGGCGACAAGCCGTTCTATGCGCAGGTCATCTCCATGTCTTCCCATCATCCGTTCACTATTCCGGAGCGGAAATACAAGATGGAGCTTCCGAAGCGGTACGAGAAGACCTTCGTGGGCGATTATATCCGCGCCCAGAATTACGCGGATTACGCGCTTGGCTTGTTCATTGACGATCTGAAGCAGCGCGGCATTTGGGATAACAGCGTTATCGTGCTGTATGGCGATCATCTCGGACTGCCGATTTACTCGCTGGACCGCGATGACAAGGAACTGATGAAAGAGATTTACGGACGTGAATACGGCTCTGCCGATATGATTAACATCCCGCTTATTATTACCGCCCCTGGCATTACCGAACCGGAAGTATTTAATCAGCTTGGCGGCCAGGTTGATATTCTGCCTACGGTAGCGAACCTGTTAGGCTTGCCGTTGGACAATCAAATTCATTTCGGTCAGGATATTCTGAACAACACGTCGGTTAACCTGCTGCCGCAGCGTTATTATCTGCCGACCGGATCATTCGTCAGCAGCGATGAGCTGTTCCTCTCCGGCAGCGGCTATGAGGACGGCACGCATCTTCCGCTCTCCGGAGCAAGCACCGTGTCCCTTGATTCGGCGGACGAATTTAACCGCGCGCTGGAGCTGCTGCAGTTGTCCGACAGCTATGTCAGCCAGCTTCCCAATTGGAAATAA
- a CDS encoding amidase: MIDTYKAFVEPELELPPVGEGPLRGLTFAVKDVFAIKGYTSGAGNPDWLRTHSPWEKTASSISKLLASGARLTGTTHTDELMYSINGQNDHYGTPVNPKAPDRIPGGSSSGSAVAVAAGAVDFALGTDTGGSVRVPAAYCGIYGFRPTHDFVSIDGVIPLAPSYDTVGWMARDISLLRQVGDVLLPGTTDAETPRQDFRRLIFAEEAWEKAEPSCRKALGSVCIQLVQTEGMTQEWRSVAPEGLEAWSHAFRTTQGREIWQTHGEWIVREKPVFGESIGARFASASTISGAEAERDGALREIIRKRLRELLGDDGLLIIPTIPGTAPSRTIHGPAVEERRFRTMQLSCIAGLSGLPQVTIPAGEVDGAPIALSVIAGVKQDLKLLRRAEQFEKGR, encoded by the coding sequence ATGATCGATACGTACAAAGCGTTTGTAGAGCCGGAGCTTGAGCTGCCGCCGGTCGGAGAGGGACCGCTTCGCGGCCTGACATTTGCGGTAAAGGATGTATTTGCGATAAAAGGGTACACGAGCGGGGCCGGCAATCCGGATTGGCTTCGTACGCATTCGCCTTGGGAGAAGACGGCCTCTTCGATCAGCAAGCTGCTGGCATCGGGCGCGCGCCTCACAGGCACAACCCATACCGATGAATTGATGTACAGCATTAACGGACAAAACGATCATTACGGCACGCCGGTTAATCCGAAGGCACCGGACCGGATACCTGGCGGGTCGTCCAGCGGTTCGGCGGTTGCGGTGGCGGCGGGCGCTGTCGACTTCGCGCTTGGCACGGATACGGGCGGCTCGGTCCGGGTGCCCGCCGCGTATTGCGGGATTTACGGATTCCGGCCGACGCATGACTTTGTTTCCATTGACGGGGTTATTCCGCTCGCTCCAAGCTACGATACCGTCGGCTGGATGGCAAGAGACATCTCTCTGCTGCGCCAAGTGGGCGATGTTTTGTTACCCGGAACTACCGATGCGGAAACGCCGCGGCAGGATTTTCGCAGGCTGATCTTTGCCGAGGAAGCGTGGGAGAAGGCGGAGCCTTCCTGCCGCAAGGCGCTGGGGAGCGTCTGCATACAGCTTGTACAGACGGAAGGCATGACGCAGGAATGGCGATCGGTCGCGCCGGAAGGTCTGGAGGCTTGGAGCCATGCTTTCCGCACGACGCAAGGGCGGGAGATCTGGCAGACGCATGGCGAATGGATTGTCAGGGAGAAGCCGGTGTTTGGCGAAAGCATTGGCGCGAGATTTGCTTCGGCAAGCACGATATCGGGCGCCGAAGCCGAGAGGGATGGCGCGTTGCGGGAAATTATTCGGAAAAGGCTGCGGGAGCTGCTTGGCGACGACGGTCTGCTCATCATTCCGACGATCCCGGGCACCGCTCCAAGCCGGACGATTCATGGGCCTGCCGTTGAAGAACGCCGGTTCCGCACGATGCAGCTATCCTGTATAGCAGGGCTGTCGGGGCTTCCGCAGGTAACGATTCCGGCAGGCGAGGTTGATGGCGCGCCAATCGCGTTGTCGGTTATAGCGGGCGTGAAGCAGGACCTCAAGCTGCTGCGCCGGGCGGAACAATTCGAGAAGGGGAGGTAA
- the ggt gene encoding gamma-glutamyltransferase yields the protein MKKPVTGTKAMVVSPHHLATAAGARVMERGGNAFDAAVAVSACLAVVYPHMTGVGGDAFFLSYHASDGEMRAYNASGRSGGEATIEAFADVEGIPTRGPRSAITVPGMVDGWYAVQNRYGRLTFAEVLESAVSYASEGFPMSPDQFEHTKQHAAMLGEQTATAEIYMPGGRVIPAGERFVQSKLAATLSTIAEKGRDAFYHGEVAAEIVRFLQTEGGLLTEEDFAAHSGEWIEPIRGSYRGYDIYQVPPNSQGFTGIMALQILEQFDLAAMGHGSYEYYHVLTEALKLSFRDRNRYLTDPSFSAVPLDRLLSKEYASELAASIKKDAAVDINSQPVGSDTAYAAVVDEDGNAVSFIQSLYFEFGSGVVAGDTGVLLQNRGSFFSLDPNHINRLEPRKRTFHTLMPAMACLNGKPGFLYGTQGGEGQPQTQTLMLTRMIDFGMNPQQAVSEPRFVWGRTWGAPTQELKLEGRIPEESAEKLEKAGHLVRRLPDFDGIMGHAHAIAISKDGLLSGGADPRCDGSAIGW from the coding sequence ATGAAGAAGCCGGTTACGGGTACAAAAGCGATGGTGGTAAGTCCGCATCACTTAGCAACGGCGGCAGGCGCGCGCGTAATGGAACGGGGAGGCAATGCGTTTGACGCGGCGGTTGCGGTCAGCGCTTGTCTGGCGGTTGTTTATCCGCATATGACGGGCGTAGGGGGGGATGCTTTTTTCCTTTCTTATCATGCTTCGGACGGGGAAATGCGGGCTTATAATGCAAGCGGACGGTCGGGAGGCGAAGCAACCATTGAAGCCTTTGCCGATGTAGAGGGGATTCCGACAAGAGGACCGCGCAGCGCCATTACGGTTCCCGGCATGGTCGACGGCTGGTATGCGGTGCAGAACCGTTACGGCCGCTTGACGTTTGCCGAAGTGCTGGAGTCGGCGGTCTCGTATGCGTCGGAAGGTTTCCCGATGTCGCCCGATCAATTTGAACATACCAAGCAGCATGCCGCCATGCTGGGGGAGCAGACGGCTACGGCTGAAATCTATATGCCGGGCGGGCGTGTAATTCCGGCTGGAGAAAGGTTTGTCCAGTCAAAGCTCGCGGCAACCTTAAGCACCATTGCGGAAAAAGGAAGGGACGCCTTCTATCATGGAGAAGTCGCCGCCGAGATTGTCCGGTTTCTGCAGACCGAAGGCGGGCTGCTGACGGAGGAGGATTTCGCCGCGCATAGCGGCGAGTGGATAGAGCCAATCCGCGGTTCCTATCGCGGTTACGATATCTATCAGGTGCCTCCGAATTCGCAGGGCTTCACCGGCATAATGGCTTTGCAAATCCTTGAGCAGTTTGATCTGGCGGCCATGGGGCATGGTTCTTATGAGTATTATCACGTGTTGACGGAGGCGCTGAAGCTGAGCTTCCGCGACCGCAACCGGTATTTGACGGATCCATCCTTCTCGGCCGTTCCGCTTGACCGGCTGCTCAGCAAGGAATATGCGTCGGAGCTTGCGGCTTCGATTAAAAAAGATGCTGCCGTAGATATCAACAGCCAGCCGGTTGGCAGCGATACCGCGTATGCGGCCGTTGTGGATGAGGACGGCAATGCGGTTTCTTTTATCCAAAGCTTATACTTTGAATTTGGCTCGGGTGTTGTGGCGGGAGATACCGGCGTGCTGCTGCAGAACCGCGGTTCGTTCTTCTCGCTTGACCCGAACCATATTAACCGGCTGGAGCCGCGCAAGCGTACCTTCCATACGCTGATGCCGGCAATGGCTTGCTTGAACGGCAAACCGGGCTTTTTGTATGGCACGCAAGGCGGGGAAGGACAGCCGCAGACGCAGACGCTGATGCTGACGCGGATGATCGACTTTGGCATGAATCCTCAGCAGGCGGTTAGCGAGCCGCGGTTTGTATGGGGACGTACTTGGGGGGCTCCAACGCAGGAGTTGAAGCTGGAAGGACGAATTCCGGAAGAGTCAGCCGAGAAGCTCGAGAAGGCGGGACATCTTGTCCGCAGGCTGCCTGACTTCGATGGGATAATGGGGCATGCTCATGCCATTGCGATAAGCAAAGACGGTCTGCTAAGCGGAGGAGCCGACCCGCGTTGCGACGGATCGGCAATTGGCTGGTAG
- a CDS encoding S-layer homology domain-containing protein gives MKTFSRSLIVFLAAVVLLTLPFQASKVSAASAEDTLGTYFPVDIDDHWAYDELDNFVNADLLKGSADSDGNTLIKPDLSVSRAEFVAILVRALGLTTTETGKTFADVPAGKWFSEPIRIASSLGIVNGLTETTFGPNELIKRGEIATMVVRAFESSVKFEGEAKSFSDVPEYFATPFIAKASQAGIVRGATATTFKPYANATRAEAVVMVQRALDLQASNLPEDATLTALIDEYEAKEAEVVNSQDFAKLGDVLDKYMTGYAKAENAFDYQDYSELAKEGYTLALEKLTSQKYEIVAKTDRFATIHATGSTYKVTVKGKTDADTQTQTVPRDGYYLLKKTEDNSWKIYLFGPDADDASGTDEITE, from the coding sequence ATGAAAACTTTTTCCCGTAGTCTTATTGTTTTCTTGGCAGCTGTCGTGCTGCTCACCCTTCCGTTCCAAGCTTCAAAAGTAAGCGCCGCGTCCGCTGAAGATACACTGGGCACATACTTCCCGGTTGATATCGACGACCACTGGGCCTATGACGAGCTTGACAACTTCGTTAACGCTGATCTGCTCAAAGGCTCCGCCGACTCTGACGGCAACACTTTGATCAAACCGGACCTGTCCGTCAGCCGTGCGGAATTCGTAGCCATTCTGGTACGCGCGCTTGGCTTGACTACAACTGAAACAGGCAAAACCTTTGCTGACGTTCCCGCAGGCAAATGGTTCTCCGAGCCGATTCGGATCGCAAGCTCCCTCGGTATCGTTAACGGCCTGACTGAAACGACCTTTGGTCCTAATGAACTGATCAAACGCGGCGAGATCGCTACGATGGTCGTTCGCGCATTCGAATCCTCCGTCAAATTTGAAGGCGAAGCGAAGTCCTTCTCCGACGTGCCGGAATACTTCGCAACTCCTTTCATTGCAAAAGCAAGCCAAGCGGGCATTGTTCGCGGCGCTACCGCTACAACGTTTAAGCCTTACGCAAACGCAACTCGCGCTGAAGCTGTGGTAATGGTCCAACGCGCGCTTGATCTGCAAGCAAGCAATCTGCCGGAAGATGCGACTCTCACCGCTCTGATTGATGAATACGAGGCAAAAGAAGCAGAGGTTGTTAATTCGCAGGACTTCGCTAAGCTTGGCGATGTTCTGGATAAATATATGACGGGTTACGCTAAAGCCGAAAACGCCTTTGACTACCAGGATTATTCGGAGCTGGCGAAGGAAGGTTACACCCTTGCTTTGGAAAAGCTGACTTCGCAAAAATATGAAATCGTGGCGAAAACAGACCGTTTTGCTACCATTCATGCAACAGGCAGCACTTACAAAGTAACGGTTAAAGGCAAAACCGATGCCGATACGCAAACGCAAACCGTTCCAAGAGACGGCTATTATCTGTTGAAGAAAACAGAAGACAACAGCTGGAAAATCTATCTGTTTGGTCCTGACGCTGATGACGCGTCCGGCACTGACGAAATCACTGAATAA
- a CDS encoding asparaginase, whose amino-acid sequence MSQILVMFTGGTIGSKNNDGAISVNEAGSYHLIDAYMASALKRDADLETVQPMNILSENIVPSDWNTLIAAIRAVDQSKYDGLIVTHGSDTLAFSAALLSFVLCDLTIPLVLVASNYPLGDERANGLSNFAAAVDFISEDAAPGVFVIYRNDKGESVVYLGSRITQCESFTDQFDSPYSVPYGTMAGGRLVRYDHPFNPAHDELRARQPESSPWLEDGEGIQSGMLYIRPFPGLNYSYYDFSVHKPKAVLHDLFHSGTANASGADSHSLLQFAEYCAEQGVDLYLCPLKDSGEAMYASSILLKEAGAVFIENMSVEAALMKLTLAYSLPLGKEEIQSFVMEQPLFYEFVANRGKLGV is encoded by the coding sequence ATGAGCCAAATACTTGTGATGTTCACCGGAGGAACAATCGGCAGCAAGAACAATGACGGCGCGATTTCGGTGAATGAAGCAGGCTCTTACCATTTGATTGATGCTTACATGGCGAGCGCGCTGAAGCGGGATGCGGACCTGGAGACGGTTCAACCGATGAATATATTGAGCGAAAATATCGTGCCGTCGGACTGGAATACATTGATTGCGGCGATCAGGGCCGTCGATCAATCCAAGTACGACGGTCTTATTGTGACGCATGGCTCGGATACGCTGGCCTTTTCGGCGGCGCTTCTCAGCTTTGTTTTATGCGACCTGACAATCCCGCTGGTCCTTGTGGCCAGCAATTATCCGCTTGGCGACGAGCGGGCGAACGGTCTGAGCAATTTCGCTGCGGCAGTGGACTTTATTTCGGAGGATGCGGCGCCGGGCGTATTTGTCATTTACCGTAATGATAAAGGAGAATCGGTGGTTTATCTCGGCAGCCGCATTACGCAATGCGAGTCGTTCACCGACCAGTTCGACAGCCCGTATAGCGTGCCTTACGGCACCATGGCTGGCGGAAGACTGGTCCGTTACGACCATCCGTTTAACCCGGCTCACGATGAGCTTCGCGCGCGTCAGCCGGAGAGCAGTCCGTGGCTGGAAGACGGCGAAGGCATCCAGTCCGGCATGCTGTATATCCGTCCTTTTCCGGGGCTGAATTATTCGTACTACGATTTCTCCGTGCATAAACCAAAAGCCGTGCTGCATGACCTGTTCCACTCCGGAACGGCGAATGCAAGCGGGGCGGATTCCCATTCTCTCCTGCAGTTTGCCGAATATTGCGCGGAACAAGGGGTGGACCTGTATCTGTGTCCGCTCAAGGACAGCGGCGAAGCGATGTATGCTTCGTCTATTCTTCTGAAGGAAGCGGGAGCGGTTTTTATCGAGAACATGTCCGTCGAAGCCGCGCTTATGAAGCTGACTTTGGCTTACTCTCTGCCGCTTGGCAAGGAAGAGATTCAATCCTTCGTTATGGAGCAGCCGCTGTTCTACGAATTTGTGGCTAATCGTGGTAAACTTGGCGTATAA
- a CDS encoding fumarylacetoacetate hydrolase family protein, whose amino-acid sequence MKLATIVHEGVELGSIAVPEGYVTLAELNRITGSDWQTDVFGLITSGRLSELTAWYNEGGQERLASLSIIRAGEASPVPLYRHPRKIWGIGMNYAADARQLAALREEEPVSFMKPDTSIIGDGEDIMLPAQSERVTAEAELAIIIGRTCRNVSEDEALLAIAGFAAAIDTTAADIHARHMRYLTRAKSFDTFFTFGSELTTPDEAGELPELQVETWHNGRLAHAAKLSNMIFPPAFLIAFHSQVMTLLPGDVILTGTPGAAVIRSGDVIECRINGLSPLRSGVR is encoded by the coding sequence ATGAAGCTGGCTACGATTGTGCATGAAGGTGTGGAGCTGGGCAGCATAGCCGTACCCGAAGGATATGTAACGCTGGCGGAGCTGAACCGTATCACGGGATCAGACTGGCAGACGGATGTATTTGGCCTTATTACAAGCGGTCGGCTGTCGGAGCTAACTGCCTGGTATAACGAAGGTGGTCAAGAGAGGCTAGCCTCATTGTCGATCATCCGAGCCGGGGAAGCAAGCCCCGTGCCGCTTTACCGCCATCCCCGCAAAATATGGGGAATCGGCATGAATTACGCGGCGGACGCGAGGCAGCTTGCTGCCCTTCGCGAAGAAGAGCCGGTAAGCTTTATGAAGCCGGATACGTCGATTATTGGCGACGGCGAGGATATTATGCTGCCTGCCCAATCCGAACGGGTGACGGCCGAAGCGGAGCTGGCGATTATTATCGGGCGGACATGCCGGAACGTATCGGAGGACGAAGCGCTGCTTGCCATTGCGGGTTTTGCGGCGGCGATCGATACGACGGCGGCAGATATTCACGCCCGGCATATGCGTTATTTGACCCGGGCGAAAAGCTTTGATACGTTCTTCACCTTTGGCTCCGAGCTGACCACGCCGGATGAAGCGGGAGAGCTGCCCGAGCTGCAAGTGGAGACGTGGCATAACGGCAGGCTGGCGCATGCCGCCAAGCTGTCGAATATGATTTTTCCGCCTGCTTTTCTGATTGCCTTCCACTCGCAGGTAATGACGCTGCTGCCGGGAGACGTTATCCTGACCGGGACGCCGGGTGCGGCCGTCATTCGGAGCGGTGATGTCATCGAATGCCGGATTAATGGACTGTCGCCGCTGCGGAGCGGGGTTCGTTAA
- a CDS encoding VOC family protein: MARKRVDHVGIMVRDMEATIRFYEEFVGLTLKGRLTHTNGVIELAFLGFGDSDETEIELVQHYNGELPVEGRVHHFAIYVDDVDAEFARLKETSVTFIDEEITTLPNGYRYFFISGPEGERIEFFQR, translated from the coding sequence ATGGCACGCAAACGCGTCGATCACGTTGGAATCATGGTAAGAGATATGGAGGCAACCATCCGCTTCTATGAAGAGTTTGTGGGTCTGACCCTGAAAGGCCGCTTGACTCATACAAATGGCGTTATTGAACTAGCTTTCCTTGGCTTCGGGGATTCCGACGAGACGGAAATCGAATTAGTCCAGCATTATAACGGCGAGCTGCCTGTAGAAGGGCGCGTTCACCACTTTGCGATTTATGTAGACGATGTGGATGCCGAATTCGCACGTTTGAAAGAGACAAGCGTAACATTTATCGACGAGGAAATTACAACGCTTCCTAACGGCTACCGTTACTTCTTCATTAGCGGACCGGAAGGCGAACGAATCGAATTTTTCCAGCGTTAA
- a CDS encoding aldo/keto reductase, protein MEIRRLGASELYPSVIGFGAWAAGRNGWGAVEEKDIRQAIDKAIDLGITFFDTAPVYGFGESERVLGKALKSVRDKVLIATKCGLVWDDRYQVDIDLSGASLIREVDDSLLRLDTDYIDLYQVHWPDPKGKVPIEETFSVLNGLVQAGKIRSIGVSNFSVHQLVAAQSVATVVSLQSPYNLLQRQVEYAELPYSEKQQLGFIPYSPLAQGLLTGKFNAVTKFRDDDIRSYGNPLYKRGQFEGNVLKVELLQGIARSIGKPLSQVAINWLLYNKAVTTVIAGAKTVAQVQENAAASRWKLTREDYEQISRLFEPDSSYVI, encoded by the coding sequence GTGGAGATAAGAAGGCTGGGCGCAAGTGAGCTGTACCCGTCGGTTATTGGTTTTGGAGCATGGGCTGCGGGCCGGAACGGCTGGGGGGCTGTAGAAGAGAAGGATATCCGGCAGGCGATAGATAAGGCCATTGATCTGGGGATTACCTTTTTCGATACGGCTCCGGTATACGGATTCGGGGAATCGGAGAGAGTGCTGGGAAAAGCGCTTAAGTCCGTACGGGATAAAGTACTTATTGCCACCAAATGCGGTCTTGTCTGGGATGACCGTTACCAGGTCGATATCGACTTGTCCGGGGCAAGCCTTATCCGCGAGGTGGATGACAGCCTCCTTCGGCTGGATACCGATTATATCGATCTTTATCAGGTGCATTGGCCGGATCCTAAAGGCAAGGTACCCATTGAGGAGACATTTTCGGTTCTTAACGGGCTTGTCCAAGCAGGCAAAATCCGCAGCATCGGCGTATCGAACTTCTCCGTTCATCAGCTTGTGGCGGCGCAGTCCGTTGCCACCGTCGTCTCGCTTCAGTCCCCGTACAACCTGCTGCAAAGGCAAGTCGAATATGCCGAGCTTCCTTACTCCGAGAAGCAGCAGCTGGGCTTTATCCCGTACAGTCCTTTGGCGCAAGGGCTGCTCACCGGCAAATTCAACGCGGTCACGAAGTTCCGGGATGACGATATCCGCTCCTATGGCAATCCGCTTTACAAACGCGGCCAGTTCGAAGGCAACGTGCTGAAGGTGGAGCTGCTGCAAGGGATCGCAAGGTCCATCGGCAAGCCGCTCAGCCAGGTCGCGATTAATTGGCTGCTCTATAACAAGGCGGTTACGACGGTTATCGCCGGTGCCAAGACGGTTGCACAGGTACAGGAAAATGCCGCCGCTTCCCGATGGAAGCTGACCCGCGAGGATTATGAGCAGATCAGCCGCTTATTTGAACCGGACTCTTCATACGTTATTTAA
- the bcp gene encoding thioredoxin-dependent thiol peroxidase: MTQAQVGQAVPDFTLPASTGGNISLSDYKGKKLVIYFYPKDNTPGCTVESCDFRDYNGQFKSYNTEVIGISPDDLASHDTFINDFQLPFPLLADTEHGVSELFGVWKERSWNGETFMGIERSTFLIDENGVLAREWRSVSVDGHVLEVLEAVK; this comes from the coding sequence ATGACGCAAGCGCAAGTAGGACAAGCTGTACCGGATTTCACTCTGCCGGCTTCTACAGGCGGCAATATCTCGCTATCCGACTACAAGGGCAAAAAGCTGGTGATTTATTTCTACCCGAAGGATAATACGCCGGGTTGTACGGTTGAGTCATGCGATTTCCGCGATTACAACGGGCAGTTCAAATCGTATAATACGGAAGTGATCGGCATCAGCCCTGACGATCTGGCGTCGCATGACACCTTCATTAACGACTTCCAGCTTCCTTTCCCGCTGCTTGCCGATACGGAGCATGGAGTATCCGAGCTGTTTGGCGTATGGAAGGAGCGTTCCTGGAACGGCGAAACGTTTATGGGAATCGAGCGCTCGACGTTCCTGATCGACGAGAACGGCGTGCTGGCACGCGAATGGCGCAGCGTATCGGTAGACGGCCACGTTCTTGAAGTGCTCGAAGCGGTAAAATAA
- a CDS encoding S-layer homology domain-containing protein → MKAFTRSLIIFLTAVLLLALPFQASKASAASAEDTLYAYIPMDIDEHWAYEALDNFVSADLLKGYTDSYGDTYLKPDLSISRAEFVSILVRALGLATEEAGKSFTDVPSGKWYSEPIRIASSLGVVNGLTETTFGPDELVKRGEIATMVVRAFESSVKFEGEAKSFSDVPEYFATPFIAKASQAGIVRGATATTFKPYANATRAEAVVMIQRALDLQKSDLPEDAVLTAVINEENAKEAEAVNAEEYGKLGEIQAQYYTGYQLAASFWDSESFAALKEQGYKLAFELTAPASFEVVSKSNRFAVIHATGGKINMKLEGPDMTHTQVIPTDATYYLKKMPDNSWKIYYMYEDDPEYSEDEFGL, encoded by the coding sequence ATGAAAGCTTTTACCCGCAGTCTTATTATTTTTCTGACAGCAGTACTTCTGCTTGCACTCCCGTTCCAGGCGTCCAAAGCTAGCGCTGCGTCCGCGGAAGACACCCTGTATGCTTATATCCCGATGGATATCGACGAGCATTGGGCTTACGAGGCGCTGGACAACTTCGTTTCGGCGGACCTGCTCAAGGGCTACACGGACTCCTATGGCGATACTTATCTGAAGCCCGACTTATCCATCAGCCGCGCGGAATTCGTATCCATTCTCGTACGCGCGCTTGGTCTAGCAACCGAGGAAGCAGGCAAATCCTTTACTGACGTTCCTAGCGGCAAATGGTACTCCGAGCCGATTCGGATCGCCAGCTCCCTTGGCGTTGTGAACGGTCTGACCGAAACAACTTTCGGGCCTGATGAACTTGTTAAGCGCGGCGAGATCGCAACGATGGTGGTCCGCGCTTTCGAATCTTCCGTCAAATTTGAAGGCGAGGCGAAATCCTTCTCCGACGTACCGGAATACTTCGCAACGCCTTTCATTGCAAAGGCAAGCCAAGCCGGAATTGTCCGCGGAGCTACCGCAACAACCTTTAAGCCTTACGCAAACGCGACTCGCGCGGAAGCCGTTGTCATGATTCAGCGCGCGCTTGATCTGCAGAAGAGCGATCTTCCCGAGGATGCCGTGCTTACCGCCGTCATTAACGAGGAAAACGCTAAAGAGGCGGAAGCCGTCAATGCGGAGGAATACGGCAAGCTTGGCGAGATCCAGGCACAATATTATACCGGATATCAACTGGCCGCCAGCTTCTGGGACAGCGAGAGCTTCGCGGCTTTAAAAGAACAGGGCTATAAATTGGCATTTGAGCTGACTGCGCCTGCAAGTTTTGAAGTCGTCTCCAAATCGAACCGTTTTGCCGTTATTCATGCGACAGGCGGCAAGATCAACATGAAATTGGAAGGCCCGGACATGACGCATACTCAGGTCATCCCTACGGACGCTACTTACTATCTGAAAAAAATGCCGGACAACAGCTGGAAAATCTATTATATGTATGAAGACGATCCCGAATATAGCGAAGATGAATTCGGATTATAA